From the genome of Methylocystis bryophila, one region includes:
- the rbfA gene encoding 30S ribosome-binding factor RbfA, translating into MSRTHHQPGGEPSQRMLRVAELVRHGAAQLLARGEINDPVLEKHVVTVSRVKMSPDLKLATVYVMPLGGADEPEVLAALDRHRKFLRGELAHKVNLKFAPEVRFRIDDTFDNASRIDALLNSERVQRDLSARAEDAPKTDL; encoded by the coding sequence ATGTCCAGAACCCATCACCAGCCCGGCGGCGAGCCGTCGCAGCGCATGCTGCGCGTGGCCGAACTGGTCCGTCACGGGGCGGCCCAGCTGCTTGCGCGAGGCGAGATCAACGATCCGGTGCTCGAAAAGCATGTCGTCACAGTATCCCGCGTCAAGATGAGCCCCGACCTCAAGCTCGCCACGGTCTACGTCATGCCGCTGGGCGGCGCGGACGAGCCGGAGGTGCTGGCGGCGCTCGATCGCCACAGGAAGTTCCTGCGCGGCGAGCTCGCGCATAAGGTCAATCTGAAGTTCGCGCCCGAAGTGCGATTTCGCATCGACGACACTTTCGACAACGCCTCGCGCATCGACGCGCTGCTGAATTCCGAACGCGTGCAACGCGATCTCTCGGCTCGCGCCGAAGACGCGCCGAAGACCGATCTCTGA
- a CDS encoding RNA-binding protein yields the protein MRERGTSERSCIVTRAVLPPDAMIRFVRAPDGGVVPDIRSRLPGRGVYVTATSNLVGEAARRQLFSRGLKAKAEASPTLADEVDRLLEDDCLQMLAMANKAGLAIAGFFKVAAALEGGGVRALIEASDGGADGRRKLEQSSKRGAGGGPKRIELFASTQLDLALGRTNVIHAALAGGGTTEAFLARCERLALYRGETAATFDEDEAERPRANAQGVGGELQFLPMGREDDSGSGTE from the coding sequence GTGCGGGAGCGTGGAACCAGCGAGCGGAGCTGCATCGTGACCCGGGCCGTGCTGCCGCCCGACGCGATGATCCGCTTCGTGCGCGCTCCGGATGGCGGCGTCGTCCCGGACATCCGGTCCCGGCTGCCGGGCCGAGGCGTTTACGTGACCGCCACCTCCAATCTCGTGGGCGAGGCGGCAAGGCGTCAGCTATTCTCACGCGGCCTGAAGGCTAAGGCCGAGGCTTCGCCGACGCTCGCAGACGAGGTGGACCGGTTGCTCGAGGACGACTGCTTACAGATGCTCGCCATGGCGAACAAAGCCGGCCTCGCGATCGCCGGCTTCTTCAAGGTCGCCGCCGCCCTCGAGGGTGGGGGGGTCAGGGCGCTGATCGAAGCCAGCGACGGCGGCGCCGACGGCCGGCGGAAATTGGAGCAGAGCTCGAAGCGCGGGGCGGGCGGCGGACCGAAGCGCATCGAATTGTTCGCTTCGACTCAATTGGATTTGGCTTTGGGCCGCACAAATGTGATACATGCGGCGCTCGCCGGGGGCGGAACGACGGAAGCCTTCCTGGCGCGTTGCGAGCGGCTCGCCCTTTATCGGGGCGAAACCGCAGCGACTTTCGACGAGGACGAGGCCGAACGACCTCGCGCCAACGCCCAGGGCGTCGGCGGCGAGCTGCAATTTTTGCCAATGGGTCGTGAGGACGACTCGGGATCGGGAACCGAATGA
- the truB gene encoding tRNA pseudouridine(55) synthase TruB — translation MNQKKSNRAVVDGWVVLDKPVGMTSTQAVSRLKRVYNAKKAGHAGTLDPLASGILPVAFGEATKTVPFVQDGEKSYLFTVRWGAETNTDDSDGEIVETSEARPERQAIEALLGQFTGDIQQVPPQFSAIKIAGERAYDLAREGEIVELQPRRVTIHRLVIIEHLGDETKLQMDCGKGAYVRAIARDLGRLLGCFGHVTELRRTRVGPFVEDDAFGFEEIEAEDGAGEAMLSVEAGLAELPCVVVDRDAAARLRRGGSLILRGRDAPIGGVVYAACAGTPIAFGEVVEGALEPSRVFNLPF, via the coding sequence ATGAATCAAAAGAAATCCAACCGCGCCGTCGTCGACGGCTGGGTCGTGCTGGACAAGCCTGTCGGGATGACCTCGACGCAGGCGGTCTCACGCCTGAAGAGGGTCTATAACGCGAAGAAGGCCGGACATGCGGGCACGCTCGATCCGCTTGCCTCGGGCATTCTCCCGGTCGCCTTCGGGGAGGCCACGAAGACCGTCCCCTTCGTGCAGGACGGAGAGAAGTCCTATCTTTTCACCGTGCGCTGGGGCGCCGAGACCAACACCGACGATTCCGATGGCGAGATCGTGGAGACCAGCGAGGCGCGTCCCGAGAGACAGGCCATCGAAGCGCTGCTCGGGCAGTTCACCGGGGACATTCAGCAAGTTCCGCCTCAGTTCTCTGCGATCAAGATCGCCGGAGAGCGCGCCTATGATCTCGCCCGTGAGGGAGAGATCGTCGAGCTGCAGCCGCGCCGCGTGACGATACATCGACTCGTGATCATCGAGCATCTCGGGGACGAGACGAAGCTCCAGATGGATTGCGGCAAGGGCGCCTATGTGCGCGCCATCGCCCGCGATCTGGGGCGGTTGCTCGGCTGCTTCGGTCATGTCACCGAATTGAGACGGACGCGCGTCGGTCCTTTCGTCGAGGATGACGCATTCGGTTTCGAAGAGATCGAGGCGGAGGACGGCGCCGGCGAGGCCATGCTGTCCGTCGAGGCGGGATTGGCGGAGCTTCCTTGCGTCGTCGTCGATCGCGACGCGGCCGCCCGGTTGAGACGCGGCGGATCCCTCATCCTGCGCGGCCGCGATGCGCCGATCGGCGGCGTCGTCTACGCCGCCTGCGCTGGCACGCCGATCGCTTTTGGCGAGGTCGTCGAAGGCGCGCTCGAACCTTCGCGCGTCTTCAATTTACCGTTCTAG
- the infB gene encoding translation initiation factor IF-2: MSEIENSGDKTLTAPTSKTLHLKPRTVEQGLVRQSFSHGRSKVVVVEKVKRRAGGGTETKAQPSPTPAPQAPAAPSTPSPTGRSERSAAPSRNASPVVLRALTEEELQSRSRALSDARTREEEDRRRAEQERVAREAREAREREERAQADLRQREEAERLAREHEAKHKAEEEARRRLPPGEAAPQPPRPAAAEASTTPTPAPEPKRATPAAPAAALPPRRIITPPVQAPRPSAPRGPGKDRGRLTVTTATAAPDEERMRSHASYARRIQRLKGRAAEPKEKIAREVILPETITIQELANRMSERGVDVIRLLMKQGAMHKITDVIDADTAQLVAEELGHAVKRVAESDVEEGLFDTPDLESDLVSRPPVVTIMGHVDHGKTSLLDAIRHANVVSGEAGGITQHIGAYQVTAPNGLPVTFIDTPGHAAFTAMRARGAKVTDIVVLVVAADDGVMPQTIEAIHHARAAKVPLIVAINKIDKPDARPERVRTELLQHEVQVESMGGETLEIEVSAKQKLNLDKLLDAISLQAEVLDLKANPTRSAEGTVIEARLDKGRGPVATVLVQRGTLDVGDLVVAGAQWGKVRALLDDQGQTRQDAGPSFPVEVLGFSGTPEAGDRVAVVESEARAREITEYRERQKRDQAAARGGSGRSSLSDMMSQLKTAGRKEFPLVIKGDVQGSVEAIVAALEKLGTDEVGARVVHAGVGGITESDITLALASGAAVIGFNVRAHKEAREESERVGIEIRYYNIIYNLVDDVKAAMSGLLSPTLRETMLGNALILEVFDISKVGKVAGCRITDGRVERGANVRLIRDNVVVHEGKLSTLKRFKDEVKEVDAGQECGMAFENYQDMRQGDVIECYRVEEIKRTL; encoded by the coding sequence ATGAGCGAAATAGAGAACAGCGGCGACAAGACTTTGACCGCCCCGACGTCCAAGACGCTGCATTTGAAGCCGCGGACCGTCGAGCAGGGTCTGGTGCGCCAGAGCTTCTCCCACGGCCGCTCCAAAGTGGTCGTGGTCGAGAAAGTGAAGCGCCGCGCCGGAGGGGGGACGGAAACCAAGGCCCAGCCCTCGCCGACGCCTGCGCCGCAGGCCCCCGCCGCTCCCTCGACCCCGTCGCCTACGGGCAGGTCCGAACGTTCGGCCGCGCCCTCGCGCAACGCCAGTCCGGTCGTGCTACGCGCCCTGACGGAAGAAGAGCTCCAGTCGCGCAGCCGCGCGCTGTCCGACGCGCGGACGCGCGAGGAGGAAGATCGCCGGCGCGCCGAGCAAGAACGCGTCGCCCGCGAGGCCCGTGAAGCGCGCGAGAGAGAAGAACGCGCCCAGGCGGATCTGCGTCAGCGCGAGGAAGCCGAACGGCTCGCGCGGGAGCACGAAGCCAAGCACAAGGCCGAGGAGGAGGCCCGCCGGCGGCTGCCGCCGGGCGAGGCTGCGCCACAGCCGCCGCGTCCCGCTGCCGCAGAGGCCTCGACGACGCCCACGCCGGCTCCAGAGCCGAAGCGCGCCACGCCGGCGGCCCCCGCCGCCGCCCTGCCCCCGCGCCGTATCATCACGCCGCCGGTGCAAGCGCCGCGGCCATCTGCGCCTCGGGGACCCGGCAAGGATCGGGGTCGCTTGACCGTGACGACCGCGACGGCCGCTCCCGACGAAGAGCGCATGCGGTCGCATGCCTCCTATGCGCGGCGCATTCAGCGCCTCAAGGGGCGAGCCGCCGAGCCCAAGGAAAAGATCGCCCGTGAGGTGATCCTGCCCGAGACGATCACCATTCAAGAGCTCGCCAACCGCATGTCGGAGCGCGGGGTCGACGTGATCCGCCTGCTGATGAAGCAGGGCGCGATGCACAAGATCACCGACGTGATCGACGCCGACACCGCGCAGCTCGTCGCCGAGGAGCTCGGCCATGCGGTGAAGCGCGTCGCGGAATCCGACGTCGAGGAGGGTCTCTTCGACACGCCGGACTTGGAGAGCGATCTCGTGTCGCGTCCGCCGGTCGTGACGATCATGGGCCATGTCGACCACGGCAAGACCTCGCTGCTCGACGCGATTCGCCACGCCAACGTCGTTTCTGGCGAGGCGGGCGGCATTACGCAGCACATCGGCGCCTATCAGGTGACCGCGCCCAACGGCTTGCCCGTGACCTTCATCGACACGCCCGGCCACGCCGCCTTCACGGCGATGCGCGCCCGCGGCGCGAAAGTGACCGACATCGTGGTGCTCGTCGTCGCCGCCGACGACGGCGTGATGCCGCAGACGATCGAGGCGATTCACCACGCGCGCGCCGCAAAGGTGCCGCTCATCGTCGCGATCAACAAGATCGACAAGCCCGACGCCAGGCCCGAGCGCGTGCGCACCGAGCTCCTGCAGCATGAGGTGCAGGTCGAGAGCATGGGCGGCGAAACGCTCGAGATCGAAGTCTCCGCCAAGCAGAAGCTCAATCTCGACAAGCTGCTCGACGCCATTTCGCTCCAGGCGGAAGTGCTGGATCTCAAGGCCAACCCCACTCGCTCGGCGGAAGGCACCGTCATCGAGGCCCGGCTCGACAAGGGCCGGGGCCCGGTCGCCACCGTGCTGGTGCAGCGCGGCACGCTCGACGTCGGCGATCTCGTCGTCGCGGGCGCCCAATGGGGCAAGGTGCGCGCGTTGCTCGACGATCAGGGCCAGACGCGCCAGGACGCGGGCCCCTCCTTCCCCGTCGAGGTTCTCGGCTTCTCGGGGACGCCGGAGGCGGGCGATCGCGTCGCGGTGGTCGAGAGCGAGGCGCGCGCGCGGGAGATCACCGAATACCGCGAGCGCCAGAAGCGCGATCAGGCGGCCGCGCGCGGCGGCTCCGGCCGCTCTTCGCTCTCCGACATGATGAGTCAGCTGAAGACCGCTGGCCGCAAGGAGTTTCCGCTCGTCATCAAGGGCGACGTGCAAGGCTCGGTCGAGGCGATCGTCGCGGCCTTGGAGAAGCTCGGCACCGATGAGGTCGGCGCCCGCGTGGTGCATGCCGGCGTCGGCGGCATCACTGAGTCGGACATCACGCTCGCGCTGGCTTCCGGCGCCGCCGTGATCGGCTTCAACGTCCGCGCGCATAAGGAAGCGCGAGAGGAGTCGGAGCGCGTCGGCATTGAAATTCGCTACTACAACATCATCTACAATCTCGTGGACGATGTGAAGGCGGCAATGTCCGGCCTGCTCTCGCCCACGCTGCGCGAGACTATGCTCGGCAACGCGCTCATCCTCGAGGTGTTCGACATCTCGAAGGTCGGCAAAGTCGCCGGCTGTCGGATCACCGACGGCAGGGTCGAGCGGGGCGCCAATGTGCGCCTCATCCGCGACAACGTCGTCGTGCACGAGGGCAAGCTCTCGACGCTCAAGCGCTTCAAGGACGAGGTCAAGGAGGTCGACGCCGGCCAAGAGTGCGGCATGGCCTTCGAGAACTATCAGGACATGCGCCAGGGCGACGTGATCGAATGCTACCGGGTTGAAGAGATTAAGCGGACACTCTAG
- the msrA gene encoding peptide-methionine (S)-S-oxide reductase MsrA, whose amino-acid sequence MLNRLFSPPPDRPTPVEHGLLHFVLRRPLDPPFPENSARVLFGMGCFWGAERKFWQAGEGVQVTAAGYAGGATRNPTYHDVCTGRTGHAEAVMVVFDPKILPFARLLQIFWESHDPTQGMRQGNDVGTQYRSAIFAATPADLEEAQASREAYQRALSQRGFSAITTEIGPMPPFYYAEEYHQQYLAKNPEGYCGLGGTGVACPAGLATS is encoded by the coding sequence ATGCTGAACAGATTGTTTTCTCCGCCGCCGGACCGGCCGACGCCCGTGGAGCATGGTCTCCTCCACTTTGTCCTCCGTCGCCCGCTCGATCCGCCCTTTCCCGAGAACTCGGCGCGCGTGCTGTTTGGGATGGGCTGCTTCTGGGGCGCCGAGCGCAAATTCTGGCAGGCGGGAGAGGGCGTCCAGGTCACCGCGGCGGGCTATGCCGGCGGCGCGACGCGCAATCCGACCTATCATGACGTCTGCACCGGCCGCACGGGTCATGCCGAGGCCGTGATGGTCGTTTTCGATCCGAAGATCCTTCCCTTCGCCAGACTTCTTCAGATTTTTTGGGAGTCGCACGATCCCACCCAAGGCATGCGCCAGGGCAATGACGTCGGCACGCAATATCGCTCGGCGATCTTCGCCGCCACACCGGCGGATCTCGAGGAAGCGCAGGCCTCCCGAGAGGCCTATCAGCGGGCGCTGAGCCAGCGCGGCTTCAGCGCGATCACGACGGAAATCGGGCCCATGCCGCCCTTCTATTACGCCGAAGAATACCACCAGCAATATCTCGCCAAGAACCCGGAAGGATATTGCGGGCTGGGCGGCACCGGCGTCGCCTGTCCGGCGGGACTCGCGACGTCGTAA